In a single window of the Luteibacter rhizovicinus DSM 16549 genome:
- a CDS encoding SDR family oxidoreductase, which translates to MNATQKVALVTGATRGIGAETVRQLAEQGVLTLLAGRDAGRAEAAAKKLKDEGLPVESIVLDVTNAESIQKAVADVTSRFGRLDILVNNAGILLDSMDKAPSEQSIKVWRETFDTNVFAVVEVTQAFLPLIKAAPAGRIVNVSSLLGSVTNHLDPESKIYHFKVPAYNVSKSAVNAWTVQLAYELRDTKVKVNAVHPGYVKTDMNGGEGEIDVPTGAKSSVGMALLGADGPTGSFTYLGDTIAW; encoded by the coding sequence ATGAATGCTACCCAGAAAGTCGCGCTGGTCACGGGCGCAACCCGTGGCATCGGCGCCGAAACCGTTCGTCAGCTTGCCGAGCAGGGCGTGCTTACGCTTCTCGCCGGGCGCGATGCGGGCCGCGCCGAGGCGGCTGCAAAGAAACTGAAAGACGAGGGCCTGCCGGTCGAGTCCATCGTGCTCGATGTGACGAATGCCGAGAGCATCCAGAAGGCTGTCGCCGATGTGACGTCGCGTTTTGGCCGGCTCGACATCCTCGTCAATAACGCGGGCATCCTGCTCGACTCGATGGACAAGGCACCGTCCGAACAAAGCATCAAGGTTTGGCGCGAGACGTTCGACACCAATGTTTTCGCCGTCGTGGAAGTCACCCAGGCGTTCCTTCCGCTGATCAAGGCCGCACCAGCCGGCCGCATCGTCAACGTGTCCAGCCTGCTGGGTTCGGTCACGAATCACCTGGATCCGGAATCGAAGATCTATCACTTCAAGGTTCCGGCCTACAACGTCTCGAAGAGCGCCGTGAACGCCTGGACGGTGCAGCTGGCTTACGAGCTCCGCGACACGAAGGTCAAGGTCAACGCCGTGCACCCCGGCTACGTCAAGACCGACATGAACGGTGGCGAGGGCGAGATCGACGTACCGACCGGTGCGAAGAGCAGCGTCGGCATGGCCTTGCTCGGTGCCGACGGCCCCACGGGAAGTTTCACCTATCTCGGCGATACGATCGCCTGGTAA
- a CDS encoding YfhO family protein translates to MPSRSFARLVGVLVFAWAALNLPLLLGLRVLPGDAMNEFYPMVYFNVHSLRTGLAPWWNPLIFGGYPQIADPQAMLFSPLLMAWMLLRADPGMTWFVWATLLHVLMGGIAFMALMRRFKATDVGALLGAIVFMAGGVAASRIQYVPIVLAYSFLPVALLALRWFFDGPTPGRGIIVGLAAGAILVEPVQLTYLIGLMLVPYAVCVAMGRWSSLTPRLRWTVVGGGALAGIVALAMALPQLLLSYAFVTVSNRPVLPLEAATSMSVDWRALLTLFHPNALQSLRGKYTGAVDPIETFLYIGALPSLLLIVGLKKAWAVPVQRRHLMFLGVAAVAAILYMLGGHTPVYGWLYHVLPGIKQFRRPSDSAYLLIVALATAVAFGASHIDLSDRRRWTGILAATTAWLLLASAGMRGTGEGWQAASIVAPITAAAVLWYARRSRDAGRLALALVLLVVVDYRCFNLNGEFNQRGDSGKKFRENPAATFIASRIRDTPQGQLLPRIEAVGLGSGWKNLVVLRNLPAVNGYGPLRWVLFDRWYGPYSDGDGPRPTTPYNADPSSALNRLLGVAYIVQPAGSSSAARIYADDKTEIIQQTALPRVLTPSKAVALLAGAVPSAVDFASTDFASTLIFTPRDQADADLLTHDMSACTGKLQVQSSQSTNVQTDIKTSGAASGWLVVSEEDFPGWVARVDGQEVPHHRADGIVSAVCVPAGDHTVSFTYQPWRMVSEVISRPSAWQ, encoded by the coding sequence ATGCCATCACGCTCGTTCGCGCGCCTCGTCGGCGTGCTGGTCTTTGCCTGGGCCGCGCTGAACCTCCCGCTCCTGCTTGGCCTGCGCGTCCTTCCCGGGGACGCCATGAACGAGTTCTACCCGATGGTGTACTTCAACGTACACAGCCTTCGGACAGGTCTCGCCCCGTGGTGGAACCCGCTGATCTTCGGCGGCTATCCGCAGATCGCGGATCCGCAGGCGATGCTGTTCTCGCCCCTGCTCATGGCCTGGATGCTGCTGCGTGCGGACCCCGGTATGACGTGGTTCGTCTGGGCCACCCTGCTGCACGTATTGATGGGCGGCATCGCGTTTATGGCCCTCATGCGTCGCTTCAAGGCGACGGACGTCGGCGCCCTGCTGGGCGCCATCGTCTTCATGGCCGGTGGCGTCGCGGCTTCCCGTATTCAATACGTGCCGATCGTCCTCGCCTACAGCTTCCTTCCCGTCGCGCTGCTGGCGCTGCGCTGGTTCTTCGACGGGCCGACCCCGGGGCGCGGAATCATCGTGGGACTCGCCGCTGGCGCCATCCTCGTCGAGCCGGTGCAACTCACCTACCTCATCGGGCTGATGCTGGTTCCGTATGCCGTCTGTGTCGCGATGGGCCGCTGGTCATCCTTGACGCCGCGCCTGCGCTGGACGGTGGTCGGCGGCGGCGCCTTGGCTGGCATCGTCGCCCTGGCCATGGCGCTGCCCCAACTGCTACTCAGTTACGCCTTCGTCACCGTGTCCAATCGTCCGGTGCTCCCGCTCGAGGCGGCGACGTCGATGTCGGTCGACTGGCGGGCGTTGCTCACGCTGTTCCACCCGAACGCCTTGCAAAGCCTGCGCGGCAAATACACGGGTGCGGTGGACCCGATCGAAACCTTCCTCTACATCGGCGCGCTGCCCTCGCTGCTCCTGATCGTCGGACTGAAGAAGGCATGGGCCGTACCCGTGCAGCGACGCCACCTCATGTTTCTCGGCGTGGCCGCCGTCGCCGCGATCCTCTACATGCTCGGTGGCCACACGCCGGTTTACGGCTGGCTGTACCACGTGCTGCCGGGGATCAAGCAGTTCCGGCGTCCTTCGGATTCGGCGTACCTGTTGATCGTCGCGCTGGCGACAGCCGTCGCGTTCGGCGCGTCCCATATTGACCTGTCGGACCGCCGCCGATGGACGGGGATCCTCGCCGCCACCACGGCATGGCTGCTTCTCGCCAGCGCGGGGATGCGAGGGACCGGCGAAGGCTGGCAGGCCGCAAGCATCGTCGCGCCGATCACGGCGGCCGCGGTGCTTTGGTACGCGCGACGTTCACGGGATGCTGGCCGCCTGGCGCTCGCTCTCGTGTTGCTCGTGGTCGTCGACTACCGTTGCTTCAACCTCAACGGCGAATTCAATCAGCGTGGCGACAGCGGAAAGAAATTCCGCGAAAACCCGGCAGCGACGTTCATCGCGTCGCGCATCCGTGATACGCCTCAGGGCCAGCTGCTTCCGCGCATCGAAGCGGTCGGTCTTGGCTCGGGATGGAAGAATCTCGTCGTACTTCGCAATCTTCCCGCCGTAAATGGGTACGGCCCGCTGCGCTGGGTGCTTTTCGACCGGTGGTACGGTCCGTACTCGGATGGGGATGGTCCGCGCCCGACCACGCCCTACAATGCGGATCCGTCCAGCGCCCTGAACCGCCTGCTCGGCGTGGCCTACATCGTGCAGCCCGCAGGTAGCTCGTCCGCCGCAAGGATCTACGCGGACGACAAGACCGAGATCATCCAGCAGACCGCCTTGCCCCGCGTGCTTACGCCGAGCAAGGCGGTGGCACTTCTCGCGGGCGCCGTGCCGTCGGCCGTCGATTTTGCCTCCACCGACTTCGCCAGCACGCTCATCTTTACACCACGGGATCAGGCTGACGCCGACTTGCTTACTCACGATATGAGCGCCTGTACCGGAAAGCTCCAGGTGCAATCGTCGCAGTCGACCAATGTGCAGACCGACATCAAGACGTCGGGTGCAGCCTCCGGATGGCTCGTGGTATCGGAAGAGGATTTTCCAGGCTGGGTCGCCCGGGTCGATGGACAGGAGGTGCCCCATCACCGGGCGGACGGCATCGTCAGCGCGGTATGCGTGCCCGCGGGCGATCACACCGTCTCCTTCACGTACCAGCCGTGGCGGATGGTCAGCGAAGTGATAAGCCGCCCGTCTGCGTGGCAATAA
- a CDS encoding type 1 glutamine amidotransferase domain-containing protein: MKVLIVLTSHDQLGNTGRKTGFWLEELAAPYYTFKDAGVDVVLASPKGGQPPLDPKSNEPSFQTDLTRRFEADAAANAQLAATVRLDSVSQADFDTVFYPGGHGPLWDLAEDTHSIALIESFIEAGKPVALVCHAPGVLRHVKASNGRPLVEGKQVAGFTNSEEEAVGLTKVVPFLVEDELKAKGGIYSKGPDWASYVVTDGLLITGQNPASSSEAATILMKRFAA, from the coding sequence ATGAAAGTTCTCATCGTTCTGACCTCCCATGACCAGCTCGGTAACACCGGCCGCAAGACCGGCTTCTGGCTCGAAGAGCTTGCCGCCCCGTATTACACGTTCAAGGACGCCGGCGTCGACGTGGTCCTCGCGTCACCCAAGGGTGGCCAGCCGCCACTGGATCCGAAGAGCAACGAGCCATCGTTCCAGACCGACCTCACCCGTCGCTTTGAAGCCGACGCCGCCGCCAACGCCCAGCTCGCCGCCACCGTCCGCCTCGACAGCGTTTCGCAGGCCGACTTCGACACCGTGTTCTATCCGGGTGGTCATGGCCCGCTGTGGGATCTCGCCGAGGACACGCACTCCATCGCCCTGATCGAGTCGTTCATCGAAGCAGGCAAGCCGGTGGCCCTGGTGTGTCATGCACCTGGCGTGCTTCGTCACGTCAAGGCATCCAACGGCAGACCACTGGTCGAAGGCAAGCAGGTCGCCGGTTTCACCAACAGCGAAGAGGAAGCCGTCGGCCTCACGAAGGTCGTCCCGTTTCTGGTCGAGGACGAGCTGAAGGCCAAGGGCGGCATCTATTCGAAGGGGCCGGACTGGGCCTCGTACGTGGTCACCGACGGGCTGTTGATTACCGGCCAGAACCCGGCCTCGTCATCGGAAGCGGCGACGATACTGATGAAGCGATTCGCCGCTTGA
- a CDS encoding TetR/AcrR family transcriptional regulator has translation MSPATATTESSDVRQKILATGQRIMGGKGFSAVGLNEILVAAGVPKGSFYHYFGSKEAFGEAMLEAYFEDYFADMDRVLRQAGGSGAQRLANYFQAWEDNQSFENCQGKCLAVKLGAEVADLSEAMRTSMKRGTAGIVERMSVAIEAGVADGSLSIDQPAPAIAQSLYQLWLGASVMVKIVRDTEPFHKAMITTRNMLHIPS, from the coding sequence ATGAGTCCCGCCACCGCCACCACCGAATCCTCCGACGTCCGCCAGAAAATCCTGGCGACGGGCCAGCGCATCATGGGCGGCAAGGGCTTCTCGGCGGTCGGGCTCAACGAGATCCTGGTCGCAGCGGGCGTGCCGAAGGGTTCGTTCTATCACTACTTCGGTTCCAAGGAAGCGTTCGGCGAGGCCATGCTCGAGGCGTATTTCGAGGATTACTTCGCCGATATGGACCGTGTGCTGCGGCAGGCAGGCGGCTCGGGTGCGCAACGTCTGGCGAACTACTTCCAGGCCTGGGAGGACAACCAGTCCTTCGAGAACTGCCAGGGCAAATGCCTTGCGGTGAAGCTTGGGGCCGAGGTCGCGGATCTGTCCGAGGCGATGCGCACGTCGATGAAGCGCGGTACCGCGGGGATCGTGGAGCGCATGTCGGTGGCTATCGAGGCGGGGGTGGCCGATGGGTCGCTGTCGATCGACCAGCCAGCGCCTGCGATCGCGCAGAGCCTGTATCAGTTGTGGCTCGGCGCAAGCGTCATGGTGAAGATCGTCCGCGATACCGAGCCGTTCCATAAAGCGATGATCACCACGCGAAACATGCTGCATATCCCGTCCTGA
- a CDS encoding NAD-dependent succinate-semialdehyde dehydrogenase, which produces MTSPSNHPANAYADGGISRNPADDTFIAAYPYQTADDVERMLDENASAFRQWRATPMAERVAAYHRLASTLRDRLETLALIITSEMGKPLVDSRAEVEKCAATLDWIAENGPGILADEPVPVDGDDQVHVSYLPIGSILGVMPWNFPLWQAIRASGPIMLSGNGFILKHAPNVMGAAYALQQAYETAGFPKGLFVNLHADNETVARVIEDPRVAAVTVTGSMRAGAAVASTAAKVLKKSLLELGGSDPFIVLADANIDLAVETAVQARFQNTGQVCLAAKRFILEKPIAAEFTRKFVEAVKALTMGDPTDPSNKLGPMARTDLRDELHSQVERTLAQGASLLLGGKKVEGPGNFYEPTVLGNVGPGMTAFDEETFGPVAAMTVADNVEHAIELANTSDYGLSGNLWTADTARAQRIARRLETGGVFINGFSASNARIPVGGVKKSGYGRELSHFGLREFTNAQAVWTKTVE; this is translated from the coding sequence ATGACCTCACCTTCGAATCATCCTGCGAATGCTTACGCCGACGGCGGTATCTCCCGCAATCCGGCGGACGACACGTTTATCGCGGCGTATCCCTACCAGACCGCCGATGACGTCGAGCGCATGCTCGACGAGAACGCGTCGGCATTTCGCCAGTGGCGCGCCACGCCGATGGCCGAGCGGGTGGCGGCCTACCATCGCCTGGCGTCCACGCTGCGGGACCGTTTGGAAACCCTCGCGCTGATCATCACTAGCGAGATGGGTAAACCACTCGTCGACTCCCGTGCCGAGGTTGAAAAATGCGCCGCCACGCTGGACTGGATCGCGGAGAACGGCCCGGGGATTCTCGCCGACGAACCGGTGCCGGTCGACGGGGACGATCAGGTGCATGTGTCATATCTTCCGATCGGCAGCATCCTCGGCGTGATGCCGTGGAACTTCCCCCTCTGGCAGGCGATTCGGGCCTCGGGGCCGATCATGCTCTCGGGCAACGGTTTCATCCTCAAGCATGCGCCGAACGTCATGGGTGCCGCCTACGCATTGCAACAGGCTTACGAGACCGCCGGTTTTCCGAAGGGTCTCTTCGTCAACCTGCATGCGGACAACGAGACGGTTGCACGCGTCATCGAGGACCCGCGGGTCGCTGCAGTCACGGTGACCGGAAGCATGCGCGCGGGTGCCGCCGTGGCCTCGACGGCAGCGAAGGTGCTCAAGAAGAGCTTGCTGGAACTAGGCGGCAGCGATCCGTTCATCGTGCTGGCCGATGCAAACATCGATCTTGCCGTGGAGACGGCGGTCCAGGCGCGTTTCCAGAACACGGGGCAGGTTTGCCTGGCCGCCAAGCGCTTCATTCTGGAAAAACCGATCGCTGCGGAATTCACCCGCAAGTTCGTCGAAGCGGTGAAAGCCCTGACGATGGGTGACCCCACCGACCCGTCGAACAAACTCGGTCCCATGGCCCGGACTGACCTGAGGGACGAGCTGCATAGCCAGGTCGAGCGGACCCTGGCGCAAGGTGCGTCCTTGCTTCTGGGCGGCAAGAAGGTCGAAGGCCCGGGTAATTTCTACGAGCCGACCGTGCTGGGTAACGTCGGTCCGGGCATGACGGCTTTCGACGAGGAAACCTTCGGCCCCGTCGCGGCGATGACCGTCGCTGACAACGTCGAACACGCCATCGAGCTGGCCAACACGAGCGACTACGGACTCAGCGGCAATCTGTGGACGGCCGACACGGCCCGCGCGCAGCGCATTGCGCGGCGCCTGGAGACGGGTGGTGTGTTCATCAATGGCTTCAGCGCCTCCAACGCCAGGATTCCCGTAGGTGGCGTGAAGAAGAGCGGCTACGGACGCGAGCTGTCGCACTTCGGGCTGCGCGAGTTCACCAACGCCCAGGCTGTCTGGACGAAGACAGTCGAGTGA
- a CDS encoding DUF2867 domain-containing protein, which produces MSSHAESVASFPSISIPSVAGGPPVEVSLIAQLGHGAGSQLVAASSLRQRAHVAFVDELDEPSAKLAGTHFEHDDPSSLYTFAVGSKGHPFHRHAGHRIFTAVSGSSGALLRFCTATPVQLADDPANFLRALRHVEIPPDSLFTVRFGGGTWHQFQPLRAGSGHPAFFALSCHTNELGGELSEEARRVVLDDGASIPSLTELLPEAVQALLDGMATDHMHVPTASLSLEAAPGSLQVTLCGFARRTLGKVRALIAGWGHAGGFLSRTEGWQTVVELDAPDADSLLREQFAGDFDHEDSFRLVLAECQPRHARASVLLADLLDAFVQHPPGSVSRLMAFRNLLVTPLGLRRSPLACPVSSLLAPLDKHVFAGRFPVLDQRIDDGDSFAQVMLGADDKHLSFRSCVALRVVDGRVDITLGTRVRCRNAFGHVYLGLIDRVHRRYISPLMLRAAAMHAFALQNEAQRLVGVRGYVAR; this is translated from the coding sequence ATGTCATCGCACGCCGAGTCCGTCGCATCGTTCCCCAGCATCAGCATCCCCTCCGTTGCCGGCGGACCGCCGGTCGAGGTGTCGCTCATCGCCCAGTTAGGGCATGGCGCCGGGAGCCAGCTGGTGGCCGCCTCGTCGTTACGCCAGCGGGCGCACGTGGCGTTCGTGGATGAGCTCGACGAGCCCTCGGCGAAACTGGCCGGCACCCACTTCGAACATGATGACCCCAGCTCGCTGTATACCTTCGCGGTCGGCTCTAAAGGACATCCGTTCCACCGCCATGCCGGGCATCGCATCTTCACGGCCGTGTCGGGAAGCAGCGGCGCTCTGCTGCGCTTCTGCACCGCCACGCCGGTACAGCTTGCCGACGACCCCGCGAACTTCCTGCGCGCCCTGCGCCACGTGGAGATCCCGCCGGATTCGCTGTTCACCGTCCGCTTCGGCGGGGGCACCTGGCACCAGTTCCAGCCGCTGCGCGCGGGCTCGGGTCATCCCGCGTTCTTCGCCCTGTCGTGCCATACGAACGAGCTGGGTGGCGAGCTCTCCGAGGAAGCACGTCGGGTGGTTCTCGACGACGGCGCGAGCATCCCCTCGCTGACCGAGTTGCTGCCAGAGGCCGTGCAGGCCCTGCTCGACGGCATGGCAACCGACCACATGCACGTACCGACGGCGTCGCTGTCGCTCGAGGCCGCGCCGGGATCGTTGCAGGTCACGCTGTGCGGCTTCGCGCGGCGCACGTTGGGCAAGGTTCGGGCGTTGATCGCCGGCTGGGGCCACGCCGGTGGTTTTCTCTCGCGCACCGAAGGTTGGCAGACGGTGGTGGAGCTCGACGCGCCGGATGCGGATTCGCTGTTGCGCGAACAGTTCGCCGGCGACTTCGACCACGAAGACAGCTTCCGGCTCGTGCTTGCGGAGTGCCAGCCTCGCCATGCGCGCGCGTCGGTACTGCTCGCCGACCTGCTCGACGCCTTCGTGCAGCACCCGCCAGGCAGCGTGTCGCGGCTGATGGCGTTTCGCAATCTGCTGGTCACGCCGCTGGGACTGCGCCGCTCGCCGCTCGCCTGCCCGGTATCGTCCTTGCTCGCGCCGCTCGACAAGCACGTCTTCGCGGGACGTTTCCCGGTGCTCGACCAGCGGATCGACGACGGCGACAGCTTCGCGCAGGTGATGCTCGGCGCGGACGACAAGCACCTGTCGTTTCGCTCGTGCGTGGCGCTGCGTGTCGTCGACGGTCGCGTCGACATCACGCTGGGAACCCGCGTGCGTTGCCGTAACGCGTTCGGCCACGTGTACCTGGGCTTGATCGACCGGGTGCATCGGCGCTACATCAGTCCACTGATGCTGCGCGCCGCGGCGATGCACGCCTTTGCCTTGCAGAACGAAGCGCAGCGCTTGGTCGGTGTCCGTGGGTACGTGGCGAGATAA
- a CDS encoding metalloregulator ArsR/SmtB family transcription factor produces MAIDKVFEALASRPRREILAYLSATELTAGEIASRFDMSAPSISRHLSVLEGAGLVSSEKRGQFVVYQLNRDSLVNTLTGFAFEICPVGKPLKRESKRLSAKKQPG; encoded by the coding sequence ATGGCCATCGACAAGGTCTTCGAAGCCCTCGCCTCCCGGCCACGCCGCGAGATCCTCGCCTATCTGTCCGCCACCGAGCTGACCGCCGGCGAGATCGCGAGTCGCTTCGACATGAGCGCACCGTCCATTTCGCGGCACCTTTCCGTGCTGGAGGGCGCGGGTCTGGTGTCCAGCGAGAAGCGCGGCCAGTTCGTGGTCTATCAGCTCAACCGGGACAGCCTGGTCAACACGCTCACCGGCTTCGCCTTCGAGATCTGCCCCGTGGGCAAGCCGCTCAAGCGCGAGTCGAAGAGGCTTTCCGCGAAGAAACAGCCGGGCTGA
- the paoC gene encoding aldehyde oxidoreductase molybdenum-binding subunit PaoC: MKFDKPATTNPIDQMKVVGQPLDRVDGPLKTTGTAHYAYEQHEAVPNHAYGYIVASSIPKGRVTGIDLTRARRAPGVLAIVTAQNAGKLGKGKYNTAALLGGPTIEHYHQAVALVVAETFEQARAAAMLVKVDYARTPGTFDLSQATASATKPEDEEADTAVGDFAGAYAGAEVKFDGRYTTPDHSHAMMEPHASIASWTGDKLTLWTSNQMIAWGAGDVATTLGVPKENVRLIAPYIGGGFGGKLFVRSDALLAALGARAAKRPVAVTLPRPLIFNNTTHRPATIQRIRIGATKDGTITAIGHESWSGDLPGGKPETAVAQTRLLYAGANRMTAMRLAVLDLPEGNAMRAPGEASGLMALEIAMDEMAGQLGMDPVEFRIRNDTQVDPEKPERPFSQRQLVQCLRTGATRFGWDKRVARPASTRDGRWLVGMGVAAAFRNNLTAKSGARVRLDREGRVTVQTDMTDIGTGSYTIIAQTAAEMLGLPIDRIIVQLGDSSFPVSSGSGGQWGGNSSTAGVYAACVKLRDTIAQKLGMNPSDTVFEAGNVRSGQRSESLASVAAGGDIVVEDSMEYGDLSKRYQQSTFGAHFVEVGVDAATAEIRIRRMLAVCAAGRILNPKTARSQVIGAMTMGAGAALMEALVVDKRLGFFVNHDLAGYEVPVHADIPHQEVVFLDETDAMSSPMKAKGVGELGLCGVAAAIANAVHHATGIRVRDYPVTLDKLLGSMPSLG; the protein is encoded by the coding sequence GTGAAGTTCGACAAGCCAGCGACAACCAATCCCATCGACCAGATGAAGGTCGTCGGCCAGCCGCTCGATCGCGTCGACGGTCCACTGAAGACGACCGGCACGGCGCATTACGCGTACGAGCAACACGAGGCCGTACCGAACCATGCCTACGGATACATCGTGGCATCGTCCATTCCCAAGGGGCGAGTCACGGGGATCGACCTCACTCGTGCGCGCCGTGCACCCGGCGTGCTCGCCATCGTCACCGCGCAGAACGCAGGGAAGTTAGGCAAGGGCAAGTACAACACGGCGGCCCTGCTCGGCGGTCCGACGATCGAGCACTACCACCAGGCGGTGGCCCTGGTCGTGGCGGAAACCTTCGAGCAGGCACGCGCCGCCGCCATGCTCGTCAAGGTCGATTATGCGCGTACCCCCGGTACCTTCGACCTGAGCCAGGCGACCGCGTCGGCCACCAAGCCGGAAGACGAAGAAGCAGATACCGCCGTCGGCGACTTCGCCGGTGCGTACGCTGGCGCCGAGGTGAAGTTCGACGGTCGGTACACCACGCCCGATCACTCGCACGCCATGATGGAACCGCATGCTTCCATCGCCTCGTGGACGGGCGACAAGCTCACGTTGTGGACGTCAAACCAGATGATCGCCTGGGGCGCCGGCGATGTAGCGACGACGCTCGGTGTGCCGAAGGAAAACGTGCGCTTGATCGCTCCCTATATTGGCGGGGGCTTCGGCGGCAAACTGTTCGTACGCAGCGATGCGCTGCTGGCAGCACTCGGCGCACGCGCCGCCAAAAGGCCGGTGGCGGTGACCCTGCCGCGCCCGCTCATCTTCAACAATACGACGCATCGTCCCGCCACGATCCAGCGCATTCGTATCGGCGCGACGAAGGACGGCACGATCACGGCCATCGGTCATGAAAGCTGGTCGGGCGACTTGCCCGGCGGCAAGCCTGAAACCGCTGTCGCGCAAACCCGGCTGCTCTACGCCGGTGCTAATCGCATGACCGCGATGCGGCTTGCCGTACTCGATCTGCCCGAAGGCAACGCCATGCGTGCACCGGGTGAGGCATCGGGCTTGATGGCGCTAGAAATCGCCATGGACGAAATGGCCGGGCAGCTCGGTATGGACCCTGTCGAGTTCCGCATCAGGAACGACACCCAGGTCGATCCTGAAAAGCCGGAGCGGCCATTCTCGCAACGCCAGTTAGTGCAGTGCCTGCGCACGGGTGCGACCCGGTTCGGTTGGGACAAGCGTGTCGCTCGCCCTGCTTCCACGCGTGATGGCCGATGGCTGGTCGGTATGGGCGTCGCCGCGGCGTTTCGCAACAACCTGACCGCGAAGTCGGGTGCGCGCGTACGCCTGGACCGGGAAGGGCGTGTCACCGTGCAGACCGACATGACCGATATCGGCACGGGCAGCTACACCATCATTGCGCAGACCGCGGCGGAGATGCTCGGCCTTCCCATCGATCGCATCATCGTGCAGTTGGGTGATTCCAGTTTCCCTGTGTCGTCAGGTTCTGGCGGCCAATGGGGCGGCAATAGCTCCACGGCAGGTGTCTATGCGGCCTGCGTAAAGCTGCGCGATACGATCGCCCAGAAGCTCGGCATGAATCCGTCCGATACCGTCTTCGAAGCGGGCAACGTGCGATCCGGGCAGCGTTCGGAATCGCTCGCCAGCGTGGCCGCCGGCGGCGATATCGTGGTCGAGGACAGCATGGAATATGGCGACCTCAGCAAGCGATATCAGCAGTCGACCTTCGGTGCGCACTTCGTCGAAGTCGGTGTAGACGCCGCCACGGCCGAGATTCGTATCCGCCGCATGCTCGCGGTATGCGCCGCCGGCCGCATCCTCAACCCCAAGACGGCACGCAGTCAGGTGATCGGCGCCATGACCATGGGTGCTGGCGCCGCCTTGATGGAGGCGTTGGTGGTCGACAAGCGGCTCGGCTTCTTCGTCAATCACGACCTGGCCGGTTATGAAGTGCCCGTGCATGCGGATATCCCGCACCAGGAGGTCGTGTTCCTCGACGAAACCGATGCGATGTCTTCGCCGATGAAGGCGAAGGGCGTGGGCGAACTCGGTCTGTGCGGCGTGGCGGCGGCCATCGCCAACGCGGTGCACCACGCCACGGGCATACGGGTGCGCGATTACCCGGTCACCCTGGATAAGCTGTTGGGGAGCATGCCCTCGCTGGGCTGA
- a CDS encoding FAD binding domain-containing protein — translation MKPFSYERATSPAAAAAAAAKIDGAKFIAGGTNLLDLMKIGVEEPMHLIDVNGLALDTIEPTAEGGLRIGALVRNTDLAADQRVRRDYGLLSRALLAGASGQLRNKATTAGNLLQRTRCPYFYDTNQPCNKRLPGSGCAAIGGSSRSLAVIGGSASCIAVQPSDMAVAMRALDAVVETVRADGQVRRIPIAEFHRLPGARPHVETVLERGELITGVTLPKPVGGVHVYHKVRDRASYAFALVSVAAIVQKDGSGRVALGGVAPKPWRDESAEHYLPQGAKALTAHLLAGAAPTEENAFKVVLAERTLHAVLAEAKGDAS, via the coding sequence ATGAAGCCCTTTTCTTACGAGCGCGCGACCAGTCCCGCTGCCGCTGCCGCCGCCGCTGCGAAAATCGATGGTGCAAAGTTCATCGCCGGCGGGACCAACCTGCTCGACCTGATGAAGATTGGCGTTGAAGAGCCCATGCACCTGATCGACGTCAATGGTCTCGCGCTGGACACCATCGAGCCCACGGCGGAAGGCGGTCTTCGTATCGGCGCGCTGGTGCGCAATACGGACCTCGCCGCCGATCAACGCGTGCGACGCGATTACGGGCTGCTATCGCGCGCGCTCCTGGCAGGGGCTTCCGGTCAGCTGCGCAACAAGGCAACGACGGCCGGTAACCTGCTTCAGCGCACGCGTTGCCCTTACTTCTATGACACGAACCAGCCATGCAACAAACGGCTACCGGGCAGCGGCTGTGCGGCCATCGGCGGCTCCAGTCGCTCCCTCGCCGTTATCGGTGGCAGTGCGTCGTGCATCGCCGTGCAGCCCAGTGACATGGCGGTGGCCATGCGCGCGCTGGATGCCGTGGTGGAAACCGTTCGTGCCGACGGCCAGGTCCGTCGTATCCCGATCGCGGAGTTTCATCGCTTGCCGGGCGCTCGGCCTCATGTGGAAACCGTCCTGGAGCGTGGCGAACTGATTACCGGCGTGACGCTCCCGAAGCCGGTGGGCGGCGTGCACGTCTATCACAAGGTTCGGGACCGTGCCTCTTACGCCTTTGCCCTGGTGTCGGTCGCGGCGATCGTGCAGAAAGACGGCTCGGGGCGCGTTGCACTCGGCGGCGTGGCACCGAAGCCATGGCGGGATGAATCGGCGGAGCACTACCTGCCGCAGGGTGCAAAGGCCTTGACCGCGCATCTGCTTGCCGGGGCCGCGCCCACTGAAGAAAACGCGTTCAAAGTGGTTCTCGCCGAACGGACGCTTCACGCCGTGCTCGCCGAAGCAAAGGGAGACGCCTCGTGA